The following DNA comes from Castanea sativa cultivar Marrone di Chiusa Pesio chromosome 10, ASM4071231v1.
ATGCCACCAGGAGCAAGGACACACCATAGAAGATTGCAAGGCTTTGTGGAGCCACCTAGAGTAGCTGGTCTGAAGTGGAAAGCTAAGCAATTCCTATACCAACCCAGCAGATAGGGTAGTCAAGCAAGGTAAAGAGCTCAAAGAGATGCTTCTGCAAAACCACTTTTGGGTATGATCAGTGTCATTCTTGCTACTCTAGGGAGGACTGGCTCTTAACCATCCAGGGTGATGTCTATAGCTCAGCCATCTACAAAGGACTCGGCCCCTGATTCGAAGAGGGGTAGATTGGAGGCCCAGCCAGCTTTGAGATTTTTCAATGAGGATAAAGTTGGAACCTTgcagccacatgatgatgccctgGTAGTTACTTTTAGGATTGAAGGGTATGACGTTAAGAGGGTGCTGGTGGATCAGGTTAACGGTGCAGAGATCATGTACCTTGACCTATATAAAGGAATGAAGCTAAGGTTTGAGGACTTGGCCTGCTATGACTTCCCTCTGATAGGGTTTGATGGGAAGATTGTCTTTTTGAAGGGTCAAATCAGGCTACCTGATTAGACAGGGTTAGAGGTTGTGGAAGTGAATTTCATCATGGTAGATGCATACTTCCCCTATACGGTTATtatggcaagaccttggctccACACCATGGGAGCTATGCCTTCCACCTTACACTTGAAGGTGAAGTACCCATCAAGGGACAGGGTCAAGGAGCTGGTTGGAAGCCAGTCTATGGCCAGGTAGTGCTTAGCGGCTGCAATAAGATATCGAGCTAGTGGTGAGTCCTTGGCTACTGTTGATCAGGGTTTAAAGCAATCAAAGGTGCTAGTGTAGACTGTGGACGTGGTGGTAGGAGAGGTAAGATGTGAGGAGCtagaaaaatttgttgttggtgatgaagagggtaagttcttttGGGTTGGAATCCAGTTACCCCCTCAGGAGAAGGAGGAGCTAGTGGCATTGCTTAGGAAAAACATCGACGTGTTTGCATGGGGCGCTTATGAAGCTCCTGAGGTGGACCCAAACTTCATTTGTCGTCACTTAAACGTCAATCCATTTGCCATCCCTAAAAAGCAACCACCTCGACGCTCATTTAAGGAGCATTCTGATGTCGTCAAAAAGGAAGTGACCAAGCTCAAGCGggcaggggctatcaaagaagtgttttaccctgagtggttggccaatacagtggtggtgaagaagaaaggTGGAAAGTGGtaagtatgtgtggacttcacagatttgaataagGTCTGCCCAAAGGACCCCTTCCCTATATCTCAAATAGACCAGTTAATGGATGCAACTGTGGGCCATCCACGGATGAGGTTTTTAGATGTCTTTCAAGGGTACCACCAAATACCATTAGCTTttgatgatcaggagaagacaaaTTTTGTTACTCCTACTGGCAATTACTactacaaagtgatgccatttggattaaagaatgcagggtctacctatcagaggatgatgaccaaGATGTTCGAGCCACAACTAAGCAAAAATCTTGAGGTTTATATaaatgatatggtagtgaaaagTAAGGTAGTGTCCGAGCACGTGGGTGACCTCGAGGATATTTTTGATATACTGAGGAGGCACAAACTGCGCCTCAATGCTTCCAAGTATTCTTTCAGCGTTGGCTCAAGTAAATTTCTAGGCTATATGGTCACTCATCGTGGAATTGAAGTCAACCCTGATCAGATTAAGGCCATTAACAATTAGCAACCTCCTTAGAATCCtaaagaagtccagaagttgacaAGGATGGTTGCTGCTCTAAACCAATTCATCTCTTGGTTGGCAAACTGGTGTAAGCCTTtctttcagttgctgcataaatggaagggatttgaatggaccaaGGAGTGTGCCCTAGCCTTCCAGCAGCTGAAGGAATACCTTTCTCAACCACCTATTATGTCTAGACCCGAGGAAGAGGAGGTTCTATTTGCTTACGTTGCTATAGCCTCCCATGCAGTGAGCTTAGTGCTAATACGAGTTGACAACAAAGTGCAGAGACTggtttattatgtgagcaagtcatTGCATGAAGCAGAGGTTCGTTACCTACTGTTGGAGAAGGCCATTTTGGTCATGGTGCATGCTACACATAAGCTCCCttattatttccaagctcacatagttgtggttttaacccaacttcctcttcaatccTTAGTTCGGAAGGCTGATTTCATgggaaggattgccaaatgggggaCAATCCTAGGGgcctttgatatcaagtatatgccttgTGTCTTTATTAAAGGCTAGGTCCTCGCAGATTTGGTAGCTGAGTTTGCTGAATCTCCATTGGAAGAGGAAGGGAAAAAGCagaacatggatgaaaaatcaatttAGATGGTATCCTTGCAAGAACCTTTAACATGGAGGGTATACGTTGATGGTGTAGCTAATCAAAGGGGATCTAGAGTAGGGGGATCTGGAGTAGGGCTAATTGTGGTATCTCCTAAGAAGATCACTATTTAGAAATCCTTGAGGTTAGGTTTCTCAGCCACAAACAATGAAGCCAAGTATGAGGCTCTACTACTTGGGATGGATATGGTCTAGAAAATGGGAGGAAGAATAGTAAAAGTGTTTTCAAATTCAAGGTTGGTCATTGGCCAGGTGAATGGAGAATCGGAAGCCATAGATTTGAGGATGCAAGGATATTTAAGTCAAGTCAGGCACCTGCAATCAGTGTTCAAGTCTTTCGCCTTGCAACAAATCCTTTGAAATAGTAACAAACATGCAGACTCTCTTGCCACTGTCGCAACCTCCTCAATGCAGAGCTTACCTCGGGTTATCCTGGTCAAGGATTTGTGTAAACCTACTAATTCGAAAAGGGAGAAGGCTCAGATTCATCAGGTTAGggcagggcctagttggatggatcctatcgTGCTGTTCCTTAAAAACGACGTCTTGCTCGAGGAGAAGGTGGAGGCCAATAAGGTGCAAAGAAAAGCTCATCGGTTTTGGTTGTCTGAGAATCGGAAGTTGTACAAGCGCTCTTTTTttggaccatatttgctatgcatcCACCCTGATGTAATGGAACCGCTCCTAGAAGAGCTATATAAGGGGATTTGCGAGAGCCATAGGGAAGGCAAGTCGTTGTCTCATAGGACCTtcactcagggatattggtggccaaatatgcaaagGGAAGCACAAGAGTATGTgaaaaagtgtgaccaatgccagagatttACTCCAAACATTTATCAGCCAAGAGGTGTGCTTAACTCTCtatctagtccttggcctttcgctcaatgggctTGGATATTGTAAGGCCTTTCCCTAAAGCAATAGGGAATAGGAGATGGCTTTTGGTCGACACtaattacttcaccaaatgggttgaagcggAGCCACTGGCgaatattagggatgtggatgccaAAAGATTTGTGTGAAAGAATATTGTCACTCGATTTGGGATTCCCTACACCCTCATCTCAAACAATGGacttcagtttgatagcaaagctttCAGAAGGTACTATTATGAATTGGGGATCAAGAAGAGGTACTCAACTCCAGCTTATCCACAAGGAAATGAACAGGCCGAGACTGCCAATAAAGTCATAGtgagtggactcaagaagaggttggatggtGCAAAGGgtaaatgggtagaagagctgCCACACATTCTTTGGACATATCAGACTATCTCTCATAGGTCCACAAGGGAAACAccattttcaatgacttatgggggCCGAGGCTATGATTTCTCTTGAGACTAGATTTCCAATGCTGAGGACAAGCTTATCCACTTCAAACAGCAATGAAAACTTACTGGGAAAGAGCTTGGACTTAGTTGAAGAATGGAGAGAAAATGCCATGGTTCAATTGACATACTATCAGCGAAAGCTCAAACAGGGGTATGACTCCAGTGTGAAGTTAAGACCATTAGTACCTAAGGACTTGGTGTTGAGAAAGGTTGTGGCTACTGCAAAAAACCTAGCATGGGGAAAGTTAAGACCCAATTAAGAAGGGTTATACTGTATCACCTTGGTAGCTGGTATAGGTGCATACTTCCTAGAAGATCTGGACGAAAATGTCGTACCatgcccctggaatgtaaataacctgccgaatgtattattattaatgaaaggcaatTCTACCAtgtttttgttagaaatatGTGTTATCTTGGTTACTTGCTTGAATATTAaatagaacattggtcatgcttggctcctcggaccacatactttgggtatATTAATATTcttggttatttttttaagtattaaacaaagcTTTGGTTATGTTtggttccttggaccacaagccttgggtaaattaatactcttcatTATTTGTTCAAACGTTAAACAGAATATTGGCTATGTCCAGTTCCttagaccacatgccttgggtaaattaacatttctttgATCATGagaatattaaacaaaacattggtcatgcctggcttcttggaccacatatcttgggtaaattaatattcttcaTTATTtgcttaagtgttaaacaaaaccttggttatgtttcgttcctcggaccacatgccttaggtaaattaatacccTTCATTACTTGCTTGAATATTAaatagaacattggtcatgtctggctcctcggaccatataccttgggtaaattaatattcttagttatttatttaagtgttaaatcgaaccttggttatgtttggttcttcggaccacatgccttaggtaaattaatactcttcattatttgtttaaatgtcaaacagaaccttggttatgtccGGTTTCTTGGACCACATGTCTTGGataaattaacatttctttgATCATGAGAATACCAAGCAGGACATCGGCCATGCTTGGTCTATCGGACCACGTGCCTTGAGTAAAATAACACTTTGCAATTTCACCAAGGGAAGGATCTCGGCATGTGCATCATCATGACAAAATGAGGACTCACCCTGGGTTTTGGTCAAAAGACTCTGAAGGTACATTCATAAGGGACTCTTAAAATGAGAGACCTCAAACACCCATTTTTTCTACTAAGTGTTTTGCTTGTCTTTAAGGACTTAGACATTCCTGTTGATTTTGCAGTTTTTAGTACCAACACATAGTTATTTTCTCACTATTTACATGGgcttaatttatttgaattaacaACAATCCATTACTATTAGCTTTTGTTAAAGTATGAGTGTTCCCCCTTAAAAGCATCATCAATCTAACCTTGCAGTAGAGGACAAAACAGTAACTACAGACAATCAGAGACAAATATTGTAGGAAAGACAAAGGTTCATAAAGTAAAAGTTAATGTCTTTTcattgaacaaaagaaaaagatacatcatAAATAGTAGTAGACTGCCAtaaccacaccaaaaaaaaaaaaaaagaagaaaaatcctAAGCTAAGCCTTGGCTGGAGGAGGGTCTTCTTTTATTGCAGGCTGGCTGAGAGACAGGAGGATTAGCAATCTTGCCTGAGCTGGCCTTCTTCTCCTAGGCCACAGCTTGAGGCTTGACTGGCTCAGATTCCTTTTTCTTGGGAGCAATTTCCTTGCCTAGGAAGTTAACCCTCTTCAGCTTCCCCATCTGCCATGAGAGTATAGAGGTGGAACTATAGATGTTTAGGTAAACCCTCTGCAATTCTACAATGCCAGAAATTTGCCCTCGAGTACAGAcctaatgttttttttcttatggaaaCTCGGTTAGCAAAGGATAAAGGAGAAGGTATTTGGAGTAAATGTGGTTTTTTTGATGGATGGGAGTACCCGAGAGATGGACTAAATGAAGGACTTTTGCTTGCCTGGATGCCCATAAAGGAGGTCTAGTGTAAACTTAAGGAATTGAAATTGTTAACCCATCTGAATTCACTCTGTATTGGGGATTTCAATCACATCCTCAGTAAGGAagaaacaattttcttttaatcagGGATCATTCCTTGGAGTAGAATCTTTTCATCACCTTATCTCTAAATTGGCCTTATGTGATCTAGTTGCATCAGGCCAAAGGTTTACTTGGATGAATAGAAGAGAGGAGGATGATTTTGTAATGGAGAGACTTGATAGAGCCTTTGCAAGTGTAGATTGGATAAATGCCTACCCTAATTATGCACTTAGGAACTTTCCAATCATTCGATCTTATCATAGTCCTATAATTCTAGACTTTGATCTCTAGCAATCCTTTCGTAGAAGACCTTTTAGGTTTGAGTATATGTGAACATCACACCCTCTATGCAGGAATGTGGTCAAGCAAGCCTGggattttagattttttgggTCTAGAGCTTTTCAACTTAGAAATAAAATCTCAAATGCGAGAAGAATCTTCACAACCTGGAGTAAAGAAGTTTTTGGAAAAACGGAACATGATATTGCCCACAAACAAGATCAACTCCAAAAAGTGCAAAATTCCATCCTCACAATTGATGatgttataaaggggaagactCTTAGAGAAGAACCAGAAATTTTGATGAATAGGGAGGAAGTGAAGTGGGCTCAGAAAGCCCTAAGCAATTGGATAATACTAGGGGATAGGAGCACAAAATATTTCAAGACAGTAGTGAAACAAAGGAGAgccaaaaattgaattttgcatCTTAAAACTGAAGATGGAAGTACTGTTGAGGATCAAAAGGGCATAGAAAATTTGTTGGTTGGTCATTTCAAAAAGTCTTATGAAGGATCTGTTAATGCTTCTTTTGAGCAAATCCTGAAGGAATTACAAACTCTTCCCAATTTCCAACTAATTAGCAAAACCTTGCCCTTAATTGTCCTATCATAAATAGGGAAATAGAACTCACTGTCTTCCAATTTGGCTAACATAAAGCCCCTGGACTAGATGATATTCCTGCACTCTTCTATTAGGAGTATTGGACACTGTAAAATTTGATATCTTTAGCACTATACAAGCTTTATTTCACTCAGGATCCCTACTCAAATCTCTGAACCACACCTTAATCACCCTCATTCCAAAAAATCCCACTGCAGAAAATGTTAATCAGTTTAGGCCTATTAGCTTATGTaatgtaatttataaaattatatctaaGATCGTTGTCAATAGACTAAAACCTTTCATGGACCAGCTAATCAAACCCTACCAAAATGCCTTCATCAGGGTAAGAAGCATTACTAACAACATTctgattgaagaagaagattccTAAAATTGAATAAGTTTTCTTAAGTATGATTGaaacttttatattttgatGGCAGAATGAGAATACCCATTTAGTGCATGTGGTAaataaaataagacaaaatttagttataaatttagttgtaacctaaggctacaattttacttaataaaataaatattgctacatattttgaaaatctaaccattgaattacaatttctttatactcttaatacacatgttgaattttgtatcaattagatattatttactatatgatctataagtttatattttatgcataattttaaactacaaaaacacaatttaaatGATTTCTTAATGACATAGctatagatttttaattttatagaagttttgcaaacatgaaggatataagaagaatatgtaatccaatggtgaatttatcacatttcacctccaataaaatgatattgagGAAGGTTGTAGCTTATTTTGTAACTAATAAATTAtgtccaataaaaaatataatgtttttttttcttgttttatattataaaattatacatggtatcAATAATCAATTATGTCACGATATCTTACATAACTTACGTTTCAACTGTTTtcattatgtttattttagttgtaGATCAATGGATCGTACAGACTAGGGTTTAAATTAGCAATAgttctatcaaaaaaattagccatagttatttttttataaaaaggaaTTAGCCatagtttattagtttattgtTTTATAGTTAAAGTATAATATATCATTAATGGTCTtcaataattttgaataaaGCGTTA
Coding sequences within:
- the LOC142612478 gene encoding uncharacterized protein LOC142612478; amino-acid sequence: MVAALNQFISWLANWCKPFFQLLHKWKGFEWTKECALAFQQLKEYLSQPPIMSRPEEEEVLFAYVAIASHAVSLVLIRVDNKVQRLVYYVSKSLHEAEVRYLLLEKAILVMVLADLVAEFAESPLEEEGKKQNMDEKSI